In Mucilaginibacter celer, one DNA window encodes the following:
- a CDS encoding calcineurin-like phosphoesterase C-terminal domain-containing protein, producing the protein MNRRSFLQSACLITGGAFISLKANSLTRLLATDTVKGRVTSGKKGIKDVVISDGFSVVLTDDKGYYQLTPNEKAKSIFMSTPSGYEFKTDYNVAKHYENISGGSHFDFKLEPLKIDDNQHHFIIWADPQVKNKKDVKQMMDTSVPDTIATIQSLGKNALIHGICVGDIVWDNHELFPAYNEAVAQMNIPFFQAIGNHDMDYRMGGDETSDVTFKQIYGPTYYSFNRGKAHYVVLDNVRYLGVEREYDGYITEDQLSWLAKDLQHVKKDQLLIINLHIPVYNQVKNNQDFYKVLDGFTNVHIMSGHTHYHDNNITNGIFEHNHGTVCGGWWTGPICVDGTPRGYGVYSVNGTDLKWYYKSTGLPIENQISVYAEKLSSQMRLIANVWNYDPAWKVEYFLDDKPMGALTKQQGFDPLSVTLYKGDQLPAGRHFVEPHETGHLFVAHFEPSVKKVRVEATDRFGNKYTSELDAK; encoded by the coding sequence ATGAACAGAAGATCATTCTTACAAAGCGCCTGCCTCATCACAGGCGGCGCTTTTATATCACTCAAAGCCAACAGCCTCACCCGGCTCCTGGCTACCGATACAGTTAAAGGCCGCGTAACATCCGGTAAAAAAGGCATCAAAGATGTAGTAATCTCCGATGGCTTTTCGGTAGTATTAACCGACGATAAAGGCTACTACCAACTTACCCCGAACGAAAAAGCCAAAAGCATTTTCATGAGCACGCCATCTGGCTACGAGTTTAAAACGGATTATAACGTAGCAAAGCACTATGAAAACATCAGCGGCGGTTCGCACTTTGATTTTAAACTGGAACCGTTGAAGATTGATGACAACCAGCACCACTTCATCATCTGGGCCGATCCGCAGGTGAAAAATAAAAAAGATGTGAAGCAGATGATGGATACTTCGGTACCTGATACCATCGCCACCATCCAATCATTAGGTAAAAACGCCCTGATACATGGTATTTGTGTGGGCGATATTGTTTGGGATAACCATGAGTTGTTCCCTGCTTATAACGAAGCTGTGGCGCAGATGAACATCCCGTTTTTCCAGGCCATAGGCAACCACGATATGGATTACCGCATGGGGGGCGACGAAACTTCGGACGTAACCTTTAAACAGATCTACGGGCCAACCTATTATTCCTTTAACCGGGGCAAAGCGCATTATGTGGTTTTGGATAATGTGCGCTATTTAGGTGTTGAGCGCGAATACGATGGCTATATTACCGAAGATCAGCTAAGTTGGCTGGCCAAAGATTTGCAGCATGTTAAAAAAGACCAGCTGCTTATCATCAACTTGCATATCCCGGTATATAACCAGGTAAAAAACAACCAGGATTTTTATAAAGTACTGGATGGTTTCACGAACGTGCACATCATGTCGGGCCATACGCATTATCATGATAATAATATCACCAATGGTATTTTTGAGCACAACCACGGCACCGTTTGCGGCGGCTGGTGGACAGGGCCAATTTGTGTTGACGGCACCCCACGTGGCTACGGCGTTTACTCGGTTAACGGTACCGATTTAAAATGGTATTATAAATCGACAGGTTTGCCTATCGAAAACCAGATCAGTGTTTATGCCGAAAAACTCAGCAGCCAGATGCGCCTCATTGCCAATGTTTGGAATTACGACCCGGCCTGGAAGGTGGAATACTTTTTGGATGATAAGCCAATGGGCGCTTTAACTAAGCAGCAGGGTTTTGATCCCTTATCAGTAACTTTGTATAAAGGCGATCAGTTACCGGCAGGGCGTCATTTTGTTGAGCCGCACGAAACCGGTCACCTGTTTGTGGCGCATTTTGAGCCATCGGTTAAAAAGGTTAGGGTAGAGGCTACAGATCGTTTCGGAAATAAATACACAAGCGAGTTAGATGCAAAATAA
- a CDS encoding glycoside hydrolase family 43 protein: protein MNTTLYIKQKTKSLLLIAILLCLGSHSKAQQKQFTPGKIWPDDKGVHINAHGGGILYKKGKYYWFGEHKIAGDAGNRAMVGVHCYSSTDLYNWKDEGIALNVSDDPENDIAKGCILERPKVVYNKLTKKYVMWFHLELLGKGYAAARAGVATSDKVTGPYTFIKSYRPNPGQMPFYTPLTPENEKVNCAAPASETDGFFCRDLPGGQMARDMTVFVDDDGEAYHVFSSEENYTLDLAQLTPDYTGHTGKFIRIYIGHQTEAPALFKRNGIYYMIGSGCTGWAPNAARWFSAKSIWGPWIFHGNPCKGPDSNITYGGQSTHVLPVAGKKDAFIFMADKWTPKDAIDGRYLWLPITFKGDDIEINWLDSWDLGVFKR from the coding sequence ATGAATACTACTTTATATATCAAACAAAAAACAAAATCGCTTCTGCTGATAGCCATCTTGTTGTGCCTTGGTTCGCACAGCAAGGCGCAGCAAAAGCAATTTACTCCCGGCAAAATATGGCCCGACGATAAAGGCGTACACATTAACGCGCATGGTGGCGGCATACTCTATAAAAAAGGAAAATACTACTGGTTTGGCGAACATAAAATAGCGGGCGATGCAGGCAACCGCGCTATGGTAGGCGTACATTGCTACTCCTCAACCGATTTGTACAACTGGAAGGACGAAGGGATAGCTCTCAATGTATCCGACGATCCTGAAAATGATATTGCCAAAGGCTGTATCCTCGAGCGCCCGAAGGTGGTTTACAACAAACTCACCAAAAAATATGTAATGTGGTTTCACCTTGAGTTGCTGGGCAAGGGATATGCTGCCGCCCGCGCCGGGGTGGCTACCAGCGATAAGGTAACCGGGCCGTACACCTTCATCAAAAGTTATCGCCCAAATCCGGGGCAGATGCCGTTTTATACGCCCCTTACCCCCGAAAACGAGAAAGTGAACTGCGCCGCTCCTGCCTCTGAAACCGATGGCTTTTTTTGTCGCGATCTGCCTGGCGGACAAATGGCCCGCGATATGACTGTTTTTGTTGATGACGACGGCGAAGCTTACCACGTTTTCTCATCTGAAGAAAACTATACCCTCGACCTGGCCCAACTAACGCCCGATTACACCGGCCATACCGGAAAATTTATCCGTATTTACATCGGCCATCAAACCGAAGCCCCGGCATTGTTTAAGCGCAATGGCATTTATTATATGATAGGTTCGGGTTGTACAGGCTGGGCGCCTAACGCGGCCCGCTGGTTCTCGGCCAAATCCATCTGGGGGCCATGGATTTTTCATGGCAACCCTTGCAAAGGCCCGGATAGTAATATTACTTACGGCGGCCAAAGTACCCATGTTTTGCCTGTAGCCGGTAAAAAGGACGCGTTTATTTTTATGGCTGATAAATGGACACCTAAAGATGCAATTGACGGAAGGTATTTGTGGTTGCCGATTACTTTTAAAGGTGATGATATCGAGATTAATTGGTTGGATAGCTGGGATTTGGGTGTGTTTAAGAGATAA
- a CDS encoding SusD/RagB family nutrient-binding outer membrane lipoprotein codes for MKRNGYILLSMMVLFISILSSSCKKDFIELNTDPNGTPNALPRQLLAPALVNTLGINMLRSRNFNNELMQVSVDPGDSEGKVFRYDVKRSWADYTWNGWYTQLTNFKDIYNIASQEVTYSKTYMGISLICQSWIFSMLTDTYGDVPYSEAIKGRDGNFTPKFDKQKDIYTDIFKQLEAADTLLNAAANVTAGSDPVFNGNALKWRKFGNSLYLRLLMRVSGKADVSADVIAKIKQIVDTNPADYPVMGSNDDSAVLRWTGTGSLTSPFIGGVREQDWRQPGVCEFFIGNLAKWADPRLVNNRFSISSYQGGIQGIPSGYAPGENIGIKSYFLSTTSATTLMNDPLMGNIMNYSELQFILAEAAAKGWIAGDAGTYYKNGVQSGITFWIPTFNTPIDDYLKAADIVWDNAAPLGDKMEMIHVQKYYSMFYTDFEQWFEYRRTGYPVLPKGNGLRNGGVMPARLQYPVYVQSANPNNYKAAVASQGADEINTQVWWQKQ; via the coding sequence ATGAAAAGAAACGGATATATATTGCTATCGATGATGGTGTTGTTTATCAGCATACTGTCGTCATCGTGCAAAAAAGATTTTATTGAACTAAATACTGATCCCAACGGTACGCCGAACGCGCTTCCGCGCCAGTTGCTGGCACCTGCTTTGGTAAATACATTGGGTATTAACATGCTGCGCTCGCGCAATTTTAATAACGAGCTGATGCAGGTTTCTGTTGATCCCGGCGATTCGGAAGGCAAAGTATTCAGGTATGATGTTAAACGCAGCTGGGCCGATTACACCTGGAACGGCTGGTACACCCAGTTAACCAACTTTAAGGATATTTATAATATTGCCAGCCAGGAGGTTACTTACAGTAAAACCTATATGGGCATTTCGCTCATTTGCCAATCGTGGATATTTTCGATGCTTACCGATACTTATGGCGATGTGCCTTATTCAGAAGCGATAAAAGGTCGCGATGGTAATTTTACACCTAAGTTTGATAAGCAGAAGGACATCTACACGGATATTTTTAAACAACTTGAAGCTGCCGATACTTTATTAAACGCCGCGGCTAACGTAACCGCGGGCAGCGACCCTGTATTTAACGGCAACGCTTTAAAGTGGCGTAAATTCGGCAACTCGCTTTATCTGCGTTTGCTGATGCGGGTATCGGGCAAGGCCGATGTTTCGGCTGATGTGATTGCCAAGATCAAACAGATTGTAGATACCAACCCTGCTGATTACCCGGTTATGGGTAGTAACGATGATTCGGCGGTTTTACGTTGGACGGGTACAGGTTCCCTTACATCGCCATTTATCGGCGGTGTGCGCGAACAAGATTGGCGGCAACCCGGCGTTTGCGAGTTTTTTATTGGTAACCTGGCCAAATGGGCCGATCCGAGGTTGGTTAACAATCGCTTTTCTATTTCAAGCTACCAGGGAGGCATCCAGGGCATCCCGAGCGGTTATGCGCCGGGCGAGAATATCGGCATTAAATCCTACTTCCTGTCAACCACATCGGCTACTACGCTGATGAATGACCCGTTGATGGGTAATATCATGAACTATTCAGAACTACAGTTTATACTGGCTGAGGCAGCCGCCAAAGGATGGATTGCAGGCGATGCCGGTACCTATTATAAAAACGGCGTACAATCGGGCATAACCTTCTGGATCCCGACTTTCAACACACCTATCGACGACTATTTAAAAGCTGCCGATATAGTTTGGGATAACGCCGCACCGCTGGGCGATAAAATGGAAATGATCCACGTACAAAAATACTACTCAATGTTTTACACCGATTTTGAGCAGTGGTTTGAGTATCGCCGTACAGGCTACCCGGTATTGCCAAAAGGTAACGGCCTGCGCAACGGCGGGGTAATGCCTGCAAGGTTGCAATACCCGGTTTATGTACAATCGGCCAATCCCAACAATTATAAGGCCGCGGTGGCCAGCCAGGGTGCAGATGAGATCAATACACAGGTTTGGTGGCAAAAACAATAA
- a CDS encoding FecR family protein yields the protein MEDNSYRLIVEYFEKTISDEGLTQLQEWIEESPENLAQFSETIQILEASKSYFKQPEHTENSWAKISAHIDQSQNRPTKHKFKLSWIAYAAACVVICATAWFTFQSMSGLSASDYAEVANADGKHSTFKLPDNSIVYLGGGSKLRYLKNFSGEKRDVQLEGEAFFDVVHQAKPFVVKSGDITTIVLGTSFNIRAYHNEHKVAVTVQSGKVGVMANVNGKSQLVKYLIKNEQISINTQNGIYAFNNTDAGAVTSWINNDFIFYNTTYRDIAVSLEHHYGASIRFTEQDLGNVRLTAKLKGMTLVDAMETLSALSGLGYTQKGNQLFISHNNQKGGSIMK from the coding sequence ATGGAAGATAATAGCTACCGCTTAATAGTTGAATATTTTGAGAAAACCATCAGCGATGAAGGTTTAACGCAATTACAGGAATGGATTGAGGAAAGCCCCGAAAACCTCGCGCAGTTCAGCGAGACCATCCAGATACTGGAGGCATCAAAATCATATTTTAAACAGCCTGAGCATACAGAAAATAGCTGGGCTAAAATCAGCGCGCATATTGATCAATCTCAAAACCGTCCAACAAAACACAAATTTAAGTTAAGCTGGATAGCCTACGCCGCGGCCTGCGTGGTTATTTGCGCTACGGCCTGGTTTACTTTTCAATCTATGTCTGGTCTGTCGGCTTCTGATTATGCCGAGGTAGCTAATGCCGACGGCAAACACTCTACTTTTAAACTGCCTGATAACTCTATAGTATACCTTGGTGGTGGCAGTAAATTAAGATACCTCAAAAATTTCAGCGGAGAAAAGCGCGATGTACAATTGGAAGGTGAAGCTTTTTTTGATGTGGTACACCAGGCTAAACCATTTGTAGTTAAAAGTGGCGATATCACTACGATAGTATTAGGTACCTCATTCAATATCAGGGCTTATCATAACGAGCATAAAGTTGCTGTTACCGTGCAAAGCGGTAAAGTTGGTGTAATGGCTAATGTTAACGGTAAATCGCAACTGGTAAAATATTTGATAAAAAACGAGCAGATCAGCATCAATACCCAAAACGGTATTTATGCATTCAACAACACCGATGCAGGTGCGGTTACCTCATGGATTAACAACGACTTTATATTTTATAATACTACCTACAGGGATATAGCCGTCTCGCTCGAGCATCATTACGGTGCAAGCATCAGGTTTACAGAACAGGACCTGGGCAATGTAAGGCTTACGGCCAAATTAAAAGGGATGACTTTGGTTGATGCCATGGAAACCCTGAGCGCACTATCGGGCCTGGGCTATACCCAAAAAGGTAACCAACTGTTTATTTCACACAACAATCAAAAAGGAGGGAGCATCATGAAATAA
- a CDS encoding RNA polymerase sigma factor — protein sequence MYPALTDEALMDRLKANDALALETLFNRYYKSLCQLCAVYTKDYAVAEEIIANLFIKLWDNRDTAILNVKSYLFVAAKNLSLNYVQKKKDPVHSIEDLNLEQLTLKDRDNPFKILSGRESYNKILAMIDTLPTSQRQVLLMSRIDNLDKHEIAKVLGISVRTVETTLYQSIKKLRELLKGEHNFTSGS from the coding sequence ATGTATCCTGCACTTACCGATGAGGCGTTAATGGACCGTTTAAAAGCAAACGACGCGTTGGCGCTTGAAACACTTTTTAACCGTTACTACAAATCGTTGTGCCAGCTATGCGCAGTGTATACTAAAGATTATGCCGTTGCCGAAGAGATCATTGCCAACCTTTTCATCAAACTTTGGGATAACCGGGATACGGCCATCCTCAATGTGAAAAGCTACCTGTTTGTTGCTGCCAAAAATCTTTCATTAAACTACGTTCAAAAAAAGAAAGATCCGGTTCACTCTATCGAAGATCTCAACCTCGAACAGCTTACTTTAAAAGACAGGGACAATCCTTTCAAGATCCTGTCGGGCCGCGAATCGTACAATAAAATATTGGCTATGATAGATACCCTGCCAACCAGTCAGCGCCAAGTGTTGTTGATGAGCCGCATCGATAACCTTGATAAACATGAGATAGCCAAAGTTTTAGGCATCTCGGTACGCACGGTTGAAACTACCCTTTACCAATCCATCAAAAAACTTAGGGAACTGTTGAAGGGTGAGCATAATTTTACTTCGGGTAGTTAA
- a CDS encoding DUF5689 domain-containing protein: MKKIYLLLVLVTAIGVNSCKKHSYAEGTLSPIIAVVDLKAIYKGSDVVLNEANMGGAKQIVGVVVSNASAGNTPAGVLVLQNNRRNAVRGIALEIGSAAANYVVGDSVVVQVSGATLTKVNGSMHVKGLTEASVSKVADGRPFKVQSVPSATVIASPDVYEYTVVTIANSVTDPEPQKGETFAGDKTINDGFGKMVVHTEAGAAFAGNELPFSANFTGLVFPVTSGTETKMQLWPRSGDDIFTLAATKPSPIIITGYLTNPTGDDADYEYIQLMATKDIDFSVTNYSLVTCNNAGSNPPPTNGWAQGLAKTYKFNLTSGTVKKGQLFYVGGYKNIWGLGSTDISAANWIANVMYAEVPGADFGNVTRNLLANSGNVAGIAIFGGIAVDASTVPLDVIMYGGSGTVYSPGPPEIGYRITNTDYYSLINAVSHADQGFYGGGSNTSKLPLPTDGNFVQLGGVYDALTGRWVAGRTVTSVPLTLTSPLSTIETGEKFTKIQN; the protein is encoded by the coding sequence ATGAAAAAGATATATTTATTACTGGTGCTTGTAACGGCTATCGGTGTAAATTCATGTAAAAAGCACAGCTATGCCGAGGGGACATTAAGCCCCATTATAGCTGTGGTAGATTTGAAGGCCATTTACAAAGGCTCGGACGTGGTTTTGAATGAAGCCAACATGGGCGGTGCTAAACAAATTGTTGGCGTGGTGGTATCAAACGCCTCGGCGGGTAACACCCCCGCGGGCGTATTGGTGCTGCAAAATAACCGCCGTAATGCGGTAAGGGGTATTGCGCTCGAGATTGGCAGCGCGGCAGCCAACTACGTTGTCGGCGATTCGGTAGTGGTGCAGGTAAGCGGTGCTACCCTTACTAAAGTTAACGGCAGCATGCACGTTAAAGGCTTAACCGAGGCATCGGTAAGTAAAGTTGCCGATGGCAGGCCTTTCAAGGTGCAATCGGTACCATCGGCAACGGTTATTGCATCGCCCGATGTATATGAATATACCGTAGTAACCATTGCCAACTCCGTTACCGATCCTGAACCGCAAAAAGGTGAAACTTTTGCAGGAGATAAAACCATTAATGATGGTTTTGGTAAGATGGTGGTACACACAGAAGCAGGTGCCGCTTTTGCCGGTAACGAATTACCTTTCAGCGCCAACTTTACCGGCCTGGTATTCCCGGTTACCTCAGGCACCGAAACCAAAATGCAGCTTTGGCCCCGCAGCGGCGATGATATATTTACGCTTGCCGCCACCAAACCCTCGCCAATAATTATTACGGGTTATCTTACCAACCCTACAGGCGACGATGCCGATTATGAATACATCCAGCTGATGGCTACTAAGGATATCGATTTCTCGGTAACCAACTATTCACTGGTAACCTGTAACAATGCCGGTTCTAACCCGCCGCCAACTAATGGCTGGGCGCAGGGATTGGCCAAAACCTACAAGTTTAATCTTACTTCGGGTACGGTTAAAAAAGGCCAGTTGTTTTATGTAGGCGGATATAAAAATATCTGGGGCTTAGGTTCAACAGATATTAGTGCCGCCAATTGGATAGCTAATGTGATGTATGCCGAGGTGCCGGGTGCCGATTTTGGTAACGTAACCAGGAACTTGCTCGCTAACAGTGGGAACGTAGCTGGTATAGCAATTTTCGGCGGTATTGCTGTTGATGCTTCAACTGTTCCATTAGATGTGATCATGTATGGCGGTAGTGGTACCGTTTATTCTCCTGGTCCGCCGGAAATTGGGTACCGGATTACCAATACCGATTATTACAGCCTGATTAACGCGGTAAGCCACGCCGATCAGGGCTTTTATGGCGGAGGAAGCAATACTTCGAAATTGCCTTTACCAACTGATGGCAACTTTGTACAGTTGGGTGGTGTTTACGATGCCCTTACCGGTAGATGGGTAGCCGGGCGCACGGTTACCAGCGTTCCGCTTACATTGACATCGCCGTTAAGCACTATTGAAACGGGGGAGAAGTTTACTAAGATTCAGAATTAG
- a CDS encoding SusC/RagA family TonB-linked outer membrane protein produces MKKLWLLTMLFFLQLPFSALNAKAQTVINKRITFGADGIMLKEAFQQVEKLSDISISYNNTLLDDTRKVKVAKAERTVEETLNILLKGTTCTFRQAGEKNILIIAKTQDKGSIKGKVVDEKAQPLPGATVRIPGTGASAISAGDGSYVLNIVPGEYTVEVSFISFETKRIQNVSVTSNAATTLNVTLTPADNKLNEVVVTALGIKREEKSLGYAATVVKGDQLTGALAGNWTDALSGKVAGLNLIRSNSGPAGSNKIILRGENNLTGDNEALIVVDGVVINNGSGRRTGVSGETPYGVASDNMPADYGSNLNDLNPEDIENVTVLKGPGAAALYGQRGANGAIIITTKSGAKHNGLGITFNSNASLESVNRWPDLQYEYGQGTAGSRYYSFGAGPDGASTSATSSAYGPKFDGQMFYQLDPVTQKQSTVRTPWVPYKNQIRDFFDVGQTFTNSISIDGGTDKTSARFSATNVNNHWITPNTGYTRNSIALSVTSKINDKLTISAKVNYNNKNSDNLPGAGYGNQSLMYWFIFWQPNANLNWLKNYWKNGQENKAIFYPFSSFPENPYAVSYEFINKSNRNAVTGNIEALYNITKELSLQLRATLDMGYEQRAQQRPYDAGTKYPLGSYRTQNIYSEEKGGDFLLKYNKKITRDFTVTATAGGSMLRNNYNRDEVRADSLVYPGVYSMANNAGPLVTLPYKAKYAINSFYGLLSTSFKDYLYMDLTARQDWVSTLATANRTDKVGFFYPSASLSFLPSEAFKLPAAINYAKLRASIAGVGSGTTRPYQTSFNYVTAGSTYAGGLQNPRTLSNPDLSPLRTTTIEVGAEARFFNSRLGFDLALYTGSTRNQILSRTVDQSSGFSQAVFNVGKVNNKGIELALNGTPIRKANVFSWNISATFSANKNTIEQLADSSVVLRNGPTGGGQIVAKVGGSMGDMYGRGYQRAPDGQIVYDPATGFAKLASDLVYLGNTNPKWKASMGHDFRYKQFNLHLLFDAQVGGVAYSLTNYKLAEQGKTTITLPGRYNGMIGKGVIQNADGSYRPNDVIATDIDGYYRSHYGIDNAEGNTFSTNFLKFREARFDYTLNPRFVKRLGLQRATIGVYGRDLYIWTKWPIFDPEFGTLNTNADGGSDIVQGFEIAQFPSTRTFGFNLVIGL; encoded by the coding sequence ATGAAAAAGTTATGGTTATTAACCATGCTGTTCTTTTTACAATTGCCGTTTAGCGCCCTAAACGCTAAGGCACAAACAGTAATAAATAAAAGGATCACCTTTGGTGCCGATGGCATTATGCTGAAAGAGGCTTTTCAGCAGGTTGAAAAATTAAGCGATATCTCCATCAGTTATAACAACACCTTACTGGATGATACCCGCAAAGTAAAAGTAGCAAAAGCCGAACGCACGGTTGAAGAAACATTAAACATCCTGTTAAAAGGAACCACCTGCACTTTCAGGCAGGCGGGCGAAAAGAATATCCTCATCATTGCAAAAACACAGGATAAGGGTAGCATTAAAGGGAAAGTGGTTGATGAGAAGGCTCAGCCGCTTCCCGGTGCTACTGTACGCATCCCGGGTACCGGCGCTTCGGCCATCAGTGCAGGCGATGGTAGCTATGTATTGAACATTGTGCCCGGTGAGTACACGGTTGAAGTAAGTTTTATTTCGTTCGAGACAAAACGGATCCAAAACGTGAGCGTTACATCAAACGCTGCAACAACCTTAAACGTAACCCTTACCCCGGCAGATAATAAGCTGAACGAGGTAGTAGTTACCGCTTTGGGCATCAAGCGCGAGGAAAAATCATTAGGCTATGCCGCAACTGTAGTAAAAGGCGATCAGCTTACCGGTGCCCTTGCCGGTAACTGGACGGATGCCTTATCTGGTAAAGTTGCAGGCCTGAACCTCATCCGTTCCAACAGCGGTCCGGCCGGATCGAACAAGATCATCCTCCGCGGAGAAAACAACCTTACAGGCGATAACGAAGCCCTGATTGTTGTGGATGGTGTGGTAATTAACAATGGTAGCGGCAGGCGCACAGGCGTATCCGGCGAAACCCCTTACGGCGTAGCCAGCGATAACATGCCCGCCGACTATGGCAGCAACCTGAACGATTTAAACCCGGAAGATATTGAAAACGTAACCGTGTTAAAAGGCCCCGGCGCGGCAGCGCTTTACGGGCAGCGTGGTGCTAACGGTGCTATTATCATCACCACCAAATCGGGTGCCAAACATAACGGTTTGGGTATCACCTTTAACTCCAATGCCAGTTTAGAGAGTGTGAACCGCTGGCCCGACCTGCAATATGAATACGGGCAGGGAACAGCTGGTTCTCGTTATTATTCGTTTGGTGCAGGGCCGGATGGGGCAAGCACCAGCGCCACAAGCTCGGCCTACGGCCCAAAGTTTGATGGGCAGATGTTTTACCAGCTCGATCCGGTTACTCAAAAGCAAAGTACAGTACGCACACCATGGGTGCCTTACAAAAACCAGATCCGCGATTTTTTTGATGTTGGCCAAACGTTTACCAACTCTATCAGCATTGATGGCGGTACCGATAAAACAAGCGCGCGCTTTTCGGCAACTAATGTTAACAACCATTGGATAACGCCCAATACAGGCTATACCCGTAACAGCATAGCGCTTTCGGTTACCTCGAAGATCAATGATAAATTAACCATCAGCGCTAAAGTAAATTATAACAATAAAAACAGCGATAACCTGCCGGGTGCAGGCTATGGTAACCAGTCGCTGATGTACTGGTTTATTTTCTGGCAGCCTAATGCCAATTTAAACTGGCTTAAAAACTACTGGAAAAACGGGCAGGAAAACAAAGCGATATTTTATCCTTTCAGCTCCTTCCCCGAAAATCCTTACGCGGTATCGTACGAGTTTATCAATAAATCCAACCGTAACGCGGTAACCGGGAATATCGAAGCGCTTTACAATATCACCAAAGAGCTGAGCCTGCAATTACGTGCTACCTTAGATATGGGCTACGAGCAACGCGCGCAGCAACGCCCTTATGATGCCGGTACTAAATATCCGTTGGGATCATACCGCACGCAAAATATCTATTCGGAAGAAAAAGGCGGCGATTTCCTGTTGAAATACAACAAAAAAATAACCCGCGATTTCACAGTAACGGCCACAGCCGGTGGCAGCATGCTGCGCAATAACTATAACCGCGATGAGGTACGTGCCGATTCATTGGTGTATCCGGGTGTGTATTCGATGGCTAATAATGCCGGTCCGCTGGTTACCCTGCCTTATAAGGCTAAATACGCTATTAACAGTTTTTACGGCTTGCTGAGCACCAGCTTTAAAGATTATTTATACATGGATTTAACCGCCCGCCAGGATTGGGTGAGCACTTTGGCTACGGCTAACCGTACCGATAAGGTAGGTTTCTTTTATCCATCGGCAAGCTTAAGCTTTTTACCATCGGAGGCATTTAAACTGCCTGCTGCAATTAATTATGCCAAGTTAAGGGCGTCGATAGCGGGTGTGGGTAGCGGCACAACGCGGCCATATCAAACATCATTTAACTATGTTACTGCCGGAAGCACCTATGCAGGCGGCTTGCAAAACCCACGTACGCTTTCAAACCCCGATTTGAGTCCGCTACGTACCACAACTATCGAGGTTGGTGCCGAGGCGCGTTTTTTCAACAGCCGTTTAGGTTTTGATCTGGCCTTATACACAGGTAGCACCCGTAACCAGATTTTGAGCCGTACGGTGGATCAGTCGTCGGGCTTTAGCCAGGCGGTGTTTAACGTGGGTAAGGTAAATAATAAAGGTATCGAACTGGCCCTGAACGGTACGCCAATCCGCAAGGCCAATGTATTTAGCTGGAATATCAGCGCTACATTCTCGGCCAATAAAAATACCATCGAACAATTGGCCGATAGCTCGGTAGTGTTGCGTAACGGCCCAACAGGTGGCGGCCAGATTGTAGCCAAAGTAGGCGGTAGCATGGGCGATATGTATGGCCGTGGTTACCAGCGCGCTCCGGACGGGCAAATAGTTTACGACCCGGCCACAGGCTTTGCCAAATTGGCCAGCGACCTGGTTTACCTGGGCAACACCAACCCTAAATGGAAAGCCAGCATGGGCCACGATTTTAGGTATAAGCAATTTAACCTGCACCTGTTGTTTGATGCCCAGGTGGGTGGAGTAGCCTACTCGCTTACCAACTATAAACTGGCCGAGCAGGGTAAAACAACCATCACGCTGCCGGGCAGGTACAATGGTATGATAGGTAAGGGTGTGATACAGAATGCCGATGGTAGCTATCGCCCTAATGATGTGATTGCTACGGATATTGATGGTTACTACCGTTCACACTATGGTATTGATAATGCCGAGGGTAACACTTTCTCTACCAATTTCCTCAAATTCCGCGAGGCAAGGTTTGATTATACGCTGAACCCGCGCTTTGTTAAGCGCCTCGGCTTGCAACGCGCAACAATAGGCGTTTACGGTCGTGACCTATACATCTGGACCAAATGGCCAATTTTCGACCCTGAATTTGGTACCCTTAACACCAATGCCGATGGCGGCAGCGATATAGTGCAGGGCTTCGAGATAGCGCAGTTTCCCTCAACCCGCACCTTTGGTTTCAACTTAGTTATCGGCTTATAA